From Gimesia panareensis, the proteins below share one genomic window:
- a CDS encoding IS4 family transposase: MANQQTNSIEACDITGLKYLDRVLPLFKRLRPEGTERDKAGNRQLFYDQYCALQLLYLFNPIVTSLRGLQQASELKKVQRKLGCPRSSLGSLSEAVRVFDPELLREIVGELIEKLPAQKPQDRRLQDLAQTLTAVDGTFLKTLPQITQACFSTRQDKGWQLHTHFEILRGIPVRMDLTDATGRKEGNEKSMLTNVLEKDRCYILDRAYEKYALFNAIVNAGSSYVCRIRGDHIFVEQESRELTAEARAAGVLEDRVGQLGSPKSRRIEHPDHPVRRITVKVTPHPKRGGRRREGASQDLVVATSLLDVPAEIIALIYQHRWQIELFFRFLKHVLGCRHLLSQNPQGIQIQTYCAMIACLLISLITGKKPTLRTYEMLCFYFSGLADEDDLINHINRLQSHETR; the protein is encoded by the coding sequence ATGGCCAATCAACAGACTAATAGCATCGAAGCTTGTGACATCACCGGTCTTAAGTATCTGGATCGGGTTCTCCCGCTGTTTAAGCGACTGCGTCCCGAGGGAACTGAACGTGACAAAGCCGGTAACCGGCAACTGTTTTACGATCAGTATTGCGCACTGCAGTTACTGTACCTGTTCAATCCGATCGTGACTTCTTTGCGCGGATTACAGCAGGCCAGTGAGCTCAAAAAAGTCCAGCGAAAACTGGGCTGCCCGCGGTCTTCTCTGGGATCCCTTTCCGAAGCGGTTCGGGTCTTTGACCCTGAACTGCTGCGGGAAATTGTAGGCGAACTGATTGAAAAACTGCCTGCCCAGAAGCCGCAGGATCGGCGTCTCCAGGATCTGGCTCAGACGCTGACTGCCGTGGATGGCACGTTCCTCAAAACACTGCCGCAGATCACTCAGGCCTGTTTTTCAACCCGCCAGGACAAAGGCTGGCAGCTGCACACTCATTTTGAAATACTGCGGGGAATCCCGGTACGCATGGATCTGACGGATGCCACCGGTCGCAAAGAAGGTAATGAAAAATCCATGCTGACTAACGTGCTGGAAAAAGATCGTTGCTACATCCTGGACCGTGCTTATGAAAAATATGCCCTGTTTAATGCGATTGTGAATGCCGGCAGCAGCTACGTGTGTCGAATTCGCGGTGATCACATTTTTGTGGAACAGGAATCCCGTGAATTGACCGCAGAGGCCAGGGCAGCGGGAGTGCTGGAAGATCGGGTAGGGCAGCTGGGGTCTCCCAAGTCACGGAGAATAGAACACCCTGATCATCCGGTGCGTCGGATTACTGTCAAAGTCACTCCGCATCCTAAACGGGGAGGACGGAGACGGGAGGGGGCAAGCCAGGATCTGGTTGTGGCAACCAGTCTGCTGGACGTGCCTGCTGAGATCATTGCGCTGATCTATCAGCACCGCTGGCAAATTGAATTGTTCTTTCGTTTTTTAAAGCATGTACTTGGCTGTCGTCACCTGCTGAGTCAGAACCCGCAGGGAATTCAGATACAGACTTATTGCGCGATGATCGCCTGTCTGTTAATCAGTCTGATTACAGGGAAAAAGCCGACGCTCCGAACATATGAAATGCTGTGTTTCTATTTCAGTGGCCTGGCGGATGAGGATGATCTGATCAACCACATCAACCGTCTGCAATCCCACGAAACCAGATAG